In Pedobacter sp. SL55, the following proteins share a genomic window:
- a CDS encoding EpsG family protein, translating to MYKQFREHIFIWAVFILSPIASLLISLRNYRASWVKNILWAFIVFYGVNFFIYDDMMDANRYADKLKTLHHTEITTDNFLDLFFSDEESSYLDFAAPVVTFIIARFTENYAVLFGVYAFIFGFFYSRNLWFLLEGLKDGLKPATFILFILIGLLVPFWAVNGFRFWTATQVFLYGMLPYVFVAKEKKYLLIAALSIFFHFSYIVPMLIIGFSYAYTKNLTVLFYAFLCSFLFSFVKLQSLQDFLIGNAPDFLHKKLSTYVNQDYADNLKEAESATKWFVILKAQIIAWFSLFIICFSFILHRNFITSKPILFNSFCMILYFLIGFNILSAIPSFGRFLLPSYYLTFCFAFILIQNYSAHFIWLRRSVYVALPLLAIYIVFTLRIGLQTINVLVVTSNPVLCIGEQGQSMLDWFKK from the coding sequence ATGTACAAGCAGTTTAGAGAACATATCTTTATTTGGGCAGTATTTATATTATCGCCAATAGCCTCGTTGTTAATTTCTTTAAGAAATTACAGGGCTTCGTGGGTGAAAAATATTTTATGGGCCTTTATTGTTTTTTACGGCGTCAACTTTTTCATCTACGATGATATGATGGATGCCAATAGGTATGCCGATAAGCTAAAAACCTTGCATCATACAGAAATTACTACCGATAATTTTTTAGATCTGTTCTTTTCTGACGAAGAGAGTAGTTATTTAGATTTTGCCGCTCCGGTAGTTACGTTTATTATTGCAAGGTTTACCGAAAATTACGCAGTTTTATTTGGCGTTTATGCTTTTATTTTTGGTTTTTTCTATTCCAGAAATCTCTGGTTTTTATTAGAAGGATTAAAAGATGGCTTAAAACCTGCCACGTTTATTCTGTTCATCCTCATTGGTTTGCTGGTGCCTTTTTGGGCAGTTAACGGGTTTAGGTTTTGGACCGCCACACAGGTTTTTCTATATGGTATGTTACCTTACGTTTTTGTGGCCAAAGAGAAAAAATACTTGCTTATCGCAGCGCTATCTATCTTTTTTCATTTCTCTTACATTGTACCCATGCTAATTATAGGTTTTTCTTATGCTTATACCAAAAACCTTACTGTACTGTTTTATGCTTTCTTATGTTCGTTTCTATTCAGTTTTGTAAAATTGCAAAGCCTACAAGATTTTTTAATTGGTAATGCGCCAGATTTTCTGCACAAAAAACTTTCTACCTACGTTAATCAAGATTATGCAGATAATTTAAAAGAGGCAGAATCTGCAACCAAATGGTTTGTGATTTTAAAAGCCCAGATTATTGCTTGGTTTAGCCTATTTATTATTTGTTTCTCTTTCATTTTACATCGAAACTTCATTACCTCAAAGCCAATTCTGTTTAACAGTTTTTGCATGATATTGTACTTTCTTATAGGTTTCAATATCCTCTCTGCCATTCCATCATTTGGTAGGTTTTTACTGCCTAGCTACTACTTAACTTTTTGCTTTGCTTTTATACTGATACAGAATTACTCGGCTCATTTTATATGGTTAAGGCGCTCGGTATATGTAGCACTTCCGCTACTAGCCATATATATCGTTTTTACGTTACGTATTGGTTTGCAAACCATAAATGTATTGGTGGTAACTAGTAATCCGGTGTTGTGTATAGGTGAGCAAGGACAATCTATGTTAGACTGGTTTAAGAAATAA
- a CDS encoding glycosyltransferase family 4 protein, translated as MPKRILVVATSDIHLQVFHLPYFEMLKSQGHHLDAAVEVRGNGQVAGIEKLYNLPFKRTLFTTKLLVAYKQLKQIINEGNYDIIHCHTPIPAALTRLAAKQARAKGTVVMYTAHGFHFYKGAPVSYWLTYYLAEKYLSRFTDAIVTINQEDYQLAKTKFKANHTFYIPGIGVDTNRFKPVDNADKQLLRQQLGLPEDAFTLFYAANFIHRKNHRFVIESLVALKERIPNLKLLLAGSGKLLIEMQELATVLCLQDTVHFLGFRSDINELLAIADVSISASRQEGLGLALAEAMINGVPVVATVDRGHKELIVHGENGFLYGQGNQQEFIAAIMKLYQSDELSKTFANRALVHIQKFFIENSLREMNKIYSKFLNSNVA; from the coding sequence ATGCCTAAACGTATATTGGTGGTGGCTACCTCAGATATTCATTTGCAGGTATTTCATCTTCCTTATTTTGAGATGCTGAAATCACAAGGACATCATTTAGATGCTGCGGTAGAGGTAAGGGGAAATGGCCAAGTTGCCGGAATAGAAAAACTTTACAACCTACCGTTTAAGCGCACCTTGTTTACCACAAAACTGCTAGTTGCGTACAAGCAGCTTAAACAAATTATTAACGAAGGAAATTACGATATTATCCACTGCCACACGCCCATACCTGCGGCACTAACTCGTTTGGCTGCTAAGCAGGCCCGTGCAAAAGGAACTGTAGTAATGTACACTGCGCATGGTTTTCATTTTTATAAAGGCGCACCTGTAAGTTATTGGCTTACTTATTATTTAGCAGAAAAATACCTGTCTCGTTTTACCGATGCCATTGTAACCATCAACCAAGAAGATTATCAACTGGCCAAAACTAAATTTAAAGCAAACCACACCTTTTATATTCCGGGTATAGGGGTAGATACCAATCGATTTAAGCCAGTAGATAATGCCGATAAACAGCTGTTAAGGCAACAACTGGGTCTTCCAGAAGATGCATTTACCTTGTTTTATGCGGCAAACTTTATCCATCGTAAAAACCACAGATTTGTTATAGAAAGTTTGGTGGCACTAAAAGAGCGCATTCCAAACCTAAAACTATTACTCGCAGGGTCAGGCAAGCTTTTAATAGAGATGCAAGAATTGGCTACAGTGCTGTGTTTGCAAGATACGGTGCATTTTTTAGGTTTCCGCAGTGATATCAACGAACTGCTCGCTATAGCCGATGTGAGTATTTCTGCCAGTAGGCAAGAAGGCCTTGGTTTGGCCTTGGCCGAAGCTATGATTAATGGCGTGCCTGTAGTAGCTACGGTAGATAGAGGTCATAAAGAACTTATTGTACATGGCGAAAATGGCTTTTTGTATGGGCAAGGCAACCAGCAAGAATTTATCGCCGCTATAATGAAATTGTACCAAAGCGATGAGCTTTCCAAAACTTTTGCCAATCGTGCTTTAGTACATATCCAAAAGTTTTTCATCGAAAATTCACTTCGAGAAATGAATAAAATCTACAGTAAATTTTTAAACAGCAACGTGGCCTAA
- a CDS encoding glycosyltransferase family 2 protein → MKTNPTPLVSVVVITYYSAAYVLETLDSIYAQTYPHIELIISDDASQDQTTSLCQKWIDEHQSRFINVRLVTTQKNTGTAGNCNRGIAQSTGEWIKIIAGDDCLEPNVIETYIAFINENPNVKCVYANVNIYDNIFEERYLLPQKQLNNLRINQTDCSANEQFELLLRSNPVWASTIMTRKDVLLQIGLFNEKYAIFEDRPMLLELTRNGHQIHYLDIVGAKYRRHTESVQTVKKSVFISRLKQNQEDFFRFEYLQYYLPSEQWAIKYRYQKNALIKKAFNNKSNLFIRGMSHLLDLIPKIYLRFKQ, encoded by the coding sequence GTGAAAACAAATCCAACACCTTTAGTATCCGTAGTCGTAATAACTTATTACTCGGCAGCGTATGTGCTAGAAACGCTGGATAGTATTTATGCCCAAACTTATCCGCATATAGAGCTAATTATTTCTGACGATGCTTCGCAAGACCAAACCACTTCTTTATGTCAAAAATGGATTGACGAGCACCAAAGTAGGTTTATAAATGTAAGGCTGGTAACTACGCAGAAAAATACAGGTACTGCAGGTAATTGTAACAGAGGCATAGCTCAATCAACAGGAGAGTGGATTAAAATTATAGCTGGCGACGATTGCTTAGAACCAAACGTGATCGAAACCTATATCGCTTTCATCAATGAAAATCCAAACGTAAAATGTGTTTACGCTAATGTAAATATTTACGATAATATTTTCGAAGAACGTTACCTGTTGCCTCAAAAGCAATTGAACAATTTACGTATCAACCAAACAGATTGTAGCGCTAACGAACAGTTCGAGTTATTATTAAGATCTAACCCGGTGTGGGCATCAACCATCATGACAAGAAAAGATGTGTTGCTGCAAATAGGTCTTTTTAACGAGAAATATGCCATTTTCGAAGACAGACCGATGTTGCTAGAACTTACCAGAAATGGACATCAAATCCACTATTTAGACATAGTGGGTGCCAAGTACCGTAGGCATACAGAGTCTGTACAAACCGTTAAAAAATCTGTTTTTATCAGTAGATTAAAACAAAACCAAGAAGATTTCTTTAGGTTCGAATACCTACAATATTACTTGCCTAGCGAACAGTGGGCAATTAAGTACCGATATCAGAAAAATGCCTTAATCAAAAAGGCTTTTAATAACAAGAGCAATTTATTTATCCGCGGAATGTCTCATCTGTTAGACCTCATTCCTAAAATTTATTTGAGATTTAAACAATAA
- a CDS encoding sugar transferase, producing the protein MYRYALKRLLDFIVALLALVVFSPLIVITYVLLKFANGGKAFFFQERPGYKEKAFYIIKFKTMRDDRDAQGNLLPDVERTTKIGKRIRSLSIDELPQLINVLKGDMSLVGPRPLLFKYIPLYSAEQRKRHLVKPGITGLAQVSGRNSISWTKKFELDTLYADQLSFALDIKILWLTAIKVVKREGINQTAERPMQPFNGSN; encoded by the coding sequence ATGTACAGATACGCTTTAAAACGCCTACTAGATTTTATTGTTGCCCTGTTGGCCTTAGTTGTATTTTCTCCGCTCATTGTCATCACTTATGTGTTGCTAAAATTTGCCAATGGTGGTAAGGCATTTTTTTTCCAAGAAAGACCTGGCTATAAAGAAAAGGCTTTCTACATCATCAAGTTTAAAACCATGAGAGATGATAGAGATGCGCAGGGCAACCTTCTGCCAGATGTTGAGCGTACCACTAAAATAGGAAAGCGCATTAGGTCTTTGTCTATAGATGAACTGCCACAACTTATCAACGTACTTAAAGGCGACATGAGTTTGGTTGGGCCTCGGCCTTTGCTGTTCAAATACATTCCTCTTTACTCGGCAGAACAACGAAAACGGCACTTGGTAAAACCTGGAATTACGGGTTTGGCACAAGTGAGCGGACGTAACTCCATTTCTTGGACTAAAAAATTTGAACTGGATACGCTTTATGCCGATCAGTTGAGTTTTGCACTAGATATTAAAATATTGTGGCTCACTGCAATTAAGGTAGTTAAAAGAGAAGGCATTAACCAAACTGCCGAAAGGCCAATGCAACCATTTAATGGTTCAAATTAA
- a CDS encoding glycosyltransferase, with the protein MNSERKIVFVLNTIGAGGIARVVTTFANQIAALGKYEVFLVVMHKKQSLYELHPKIQVIQNQAQRKPGGKLGYILNAAIFIRKTIKQIGKCTVIVNGEWLNSFVYLCLKGLVNDVYLADHSNPQRSRQSPFPRIDNWVYPRVKGVLVLSEAAKQKVAQQYGQKNILVLDNPVLFPEKLELPRKQAIVCMGRLSPEKGQDVLLKAFAKTNNNWELWFLGDGPIKGELETLAVAEGVADRVVFLGMQQNTALYLNQASIYVMPSLTENFPMALIEAMSLGLPCIATNCMPWRNNDDFIKDGINGIKVPVGNLEILATAIDTLVYDQELRNKLGKNAADIKQQFDIDQTVKKFIAYVI; encoded by the coding sequence ATGAACAGCGAGCGTAAAATTGTTTTTGTACTGAACACCATTGGTGCCGGTGGTATTGCACGTGTGGTAACCACCTTTGCCAACCAAATAGCGGCACTGGGTAAATACGAAGTTTTTTTAGTGGTAATGCACAAAAAGCAATCTTTATACGAACTGCATCCCAAAATACAAGTAATACAAAACCAAGCCCAACGCAAGCCCGGAGGCAAGCTAGGCTATATTTTAAATGCGGCAATTTTCATTAGAAAAACCATTAAACAGATAGGAAAGTGTACCGTAATAGTAAATGGCGAGTGGCTCAATTCTTTTGTTTACCTATGCTTAAAAGGTTTGGTAAATGATGTTTACTTAGCAGATCATTCTAATCCGCAGCGCTCTAGGCAATCGCCTTTTCCGCGAATTGATAACTGGGTTTACCCACGTGTAAAGGGCGTATTGGTTTTATCAGAAGCTGCAAAACAAAAGGTAGCACAACAGTATGGTCAAAAAAACATATTGGTATTAGATAATCCGGTATTGTTTCCAGAAAAATTAGAGTTGCCTCGCAAGCAAGCTATTGTTTGTATGGGCAGGCTATCTCCAGAAAAAGGGCAAGATGTGTTGTTGAAAGCCTTTGCCAAAACTAACAATAATTGGGAGCTGTGGTTCTTGGGCGATGGACCAATTAAAGGCGAACTAGAGACGTTAGCAGTAGCCGAAGGCGTAGCAGATCGTGTTGTTTTTCTTGGAATGCAGCAAAATACAGCACTTTACCTCAATCAGGCTAGTATTTATGTGATGCCATCGTTAACAGAAAATTTCCCTATGGCTTTAATAGAAGCCATGTCGCTCGGTTTGCCATGTATTGCCACCAACTGTATGCCTTGGCGTAACAATGATGATTTTATAAAAGATGGAATAAACGGAATTAAAGTGCCAGTTGGCAACCTTGAAATACTAGCAACAGCTATAGATACTTTGGTTTACGACCAAGAGTTACGCAACAAGCTTGGCAAAAATGCAGCAGACATTAAACAACAGTTTGATATAGACCAAACCGTTAAAAAATTTATAGCATACGTAATATGA
- the wecB gene encoding non-hydrolyzing UDP-N-acetylglucosamine 2-epimerase, translated as MKITLIAGARPNFMKIAPIIHAIQKAANNGANISYRLVHTGQHYDEKMSDTFFQELAIPAPDAHLGGGGGTQAEQTAAIMVAFEKELMANPTDLVLVVGDVTSTMACAIVAKKLNTKVAHVEAGIRSFDLTMPEEINRMVTDSITDYFFTTSVWAGNNLKNSGIADDKIFFVGNVMIDTLLKNESRFLKPSLWEELALSKGDYFVMTLHRPANVDEEQKFKALLHAIITGSNGKSLVFPVHPRTKNIIENVGINLDEIPNLHLTTPMGYLEFNYLVKNAMAVITDSGGITEETTVMGVPCMTLRDNTERPETCEVGTNELVGTNPDKVAPAMKKLFDGQWKVGAIPEKWDGKAAERIVEELLKL; from the coding sequence ATGAAAATTACCCTCATTGCCGGTGCACGGCCCAATTTCATGAAAATAGCACCCATTATTCATGCCATTCAAAAAGCGGCAAATAATGGTGCAAATATTAGCTACCGATTGGTGCACACAGGGCAGCATTACGATGAAAAAATGAGCGATACGTTTTTTCAGGAATTGGCTATACCAGCACCTGATGCTCATTTGGGGGGCGGTGGCGGTACCCAAGCAGAGCAAACGGCAGCAATTATGGTTGCTTTCGAAAAAGAACTGATGGCAAACCCTACAGACCTTGTTTTGGTAGTAGGCGATGTTACTTCTACCATGGCCTGTGCCATAGTAGCCAAAAAACTGAATACAAAGGTGGCCCACGTAGAAGCTGGTATCCGTTCTTTTGATTTAACCATGCCCGAAGAAATTAACCGGATGGTAACCGATAGCATTACCGATTATTTCTTTACTACTTCGGTTTGGGCTGGCAATAACTTAAAAAATAGTGGCATAGCCGATGATAAAATATTTTTCGTAGGTAATGTAATGATTGATACGCTGCTGAAGAATGAGAGCCGATTTTTAAAACCATCCCTTTGGGAAGAATTGGCATTAAGCAAAGGCGACTATTTTGTAATGACCTTACACCGCCCAGCCAATGTAGACGAAGAACAGAAGTTTAAAGCACTACTTCATGCAATTATTACAGGCTCAAATGGTAAGTCTTTGGTATTCCCGGTACATCCGCGTACTAAAAATATTATCGAAAATGTTGGAATAAACCTGGATGAAATTCCAAACCTGCATTTAACCACGCCAATGGGCTATTTAGAATTTAATTATCTAGTAAAAAATGCTATGGCTGTAATTACAGATTCGGGAGGTATTACCGAAGAAACTACCGTTATGGGCGTGCCATGTATGACTTTAAGAGATAATACAGAAAGACCAGAAACTTGCGAAGTGGGAACAAATGAACTGGTGGGTACCAATCCAGATAAAGTTGCACCTGCCATGAAAAAACTGTTTGATGGCCAGTGGAAAGTTGGCGCCATACCCGAAAAGTGGGATGGAAAAGCTGCCGAACGCATTGTGGAAGAACTATTGAAATTGTAA
- a CDS encoding glycosyltransferase, with protein sequence MESKKILIVSRTFYPENKPRAFRTTELAKELAINGHQVTVITPRNNEVHNQFEKEHGIVIKDLGKPTWQQIKVTGGGIKRLVKRIQARLFNLLFMYPDIQTMFLVKNALKKEKSKYDLLISIAAPHPVHWGTAWANKTSNPIAKKWIADCGDPFMGGENDTFKRIFYFKYFEQWFCRKADFITVPIEDSITAYYPPYRSKIRVIPQGFRFEDVKLREDIIANKIPTFAYAGTLIPKIRDPKEFFEFICELDIDYRFIVYTNNPDHVSKYQQRSNGKIEVRSFLPRLALLAELQQMDFVVNFENIGPKQSPSKLIDYAIIKKPILSVKTFGFESQPLLDFLKGNYQSQLQIPDPEQYKIQNVCNKFIALAN encoded by the coding sequence ATGGAATCGAAAAAGATACTCATCGTTAGCAGAACCTTCTATCCTGAAAACAAGCCAAGAGCTTTTAGAACCACAGAATTGGCTAAAGAATTGGCAATAAATGGACATCAGGTTACGGTTATTACGCCAAGAAATAATGAAGTACACAACCAGTTCGAAAAAGAACACGGCATTGTGATTAAAGATTTGGGTAAACCTACTTGGCAACAAATAAAGGTTACTGGTGGCGGCATTAAAAGGCTTGTTAAAAGGATACAAGCAAGGTTGTTTAACCTATTGTTTATGTATCCCGATATACAAACCATGTTTTTGGTAAAAAATGCGCTCAAGAAAGAAAAATCAAAGTATGATTTACTGATTTCTATTGCCGCCCCACATCCCGTACATTGGGGTACCGCTTGGGCTAACAAAACCAGTAATCCTATAGCCAAAAAATGGATAGCAGATTGCGGAGATCCATTTATGGGTGGCGAAAATGACACTTTCAAAAGGATTTTCTATTTCAAGTATTTTGAGCAATGGTTTTGCCGCAAAGCTGATTTTATTACCGTGCCTATTGAAGATTCTATAACGGCTTACTATCCTCCATACAGAAGCAAAATAAGGGTAATTCCGCAGGGTTTTAGGTTCGAGGATGTGAAGTTGAGAGAAGATATTATTGCCAATAAAATACCAACCTTTGCTTATGCTGGTACTTTAATCCCCAAAATTCGCGATCCAAAAGAGTTTTTCGAATTTATCTGCGAATTGGATATCGATTATCGCTTTATTGTTTACACCAATAATCCAGATCATGTAAGTAAATATCAGCAACGCTCAAATGGGAAAATAGAAGTGCGTTCTTTTTTACCAAGGTTAGCTCTTTTGGCAGAGCTACAGCAAATGGATTTTGTAGTCAATTTCGAAAACATTGGGCCAAAACAATCTCCAAGTAAATTAATTGACTATGCCATTATCAAAAAGCCTATTCTTTCGGTAAAAACTTTTGGTTTCGAGAGCCAGCCGCTGCTAGATTTTTTAAAAGGTAATTACCAAAGCCAATTGCAAATTCCAGATCCAGAGCAATATAAAATTCAGAATGTATGCAACAAGTTTATAGCGCTAGCTAATTAA
- a CDS encoding glycosyltransferase family 2 protein, with the protein MSTSQPLISIMMPVYNGINTLALATNSLVNQTYPNWKCVIVNDGSSDGTRAFLDSLSDPRFVIIHFEKNLGRPIARQAALDAAEGAYLAFLDADDFYHPQKLAEQVQILEQNKDVDLVSCGNACYNAAFNLETVRGCGNGIAKVYEYGYRLNCALRTSLVRLDLARKVPFNTKLKHAQDTDFMQRYLVGRKYISMPAVRYYYSEFVSVTGKKILKTYYYSLIHHTSLLKYAFWPNFKAMLVTVGKASFTAVVLPFTNVNYFLKKRGRIPTTQETEDFNQVTKQLNIHGNA; encoded by the coding sequence ATGAGCACATCCCAACCCTTAATTAGTATCATGATGCCGGTTTACAACGGCATAAATACCTTAGCCCTAGCCACCAACTCGTTAGTTAATCAAACTTACCCTAATTGGAAATGTGTAATTGTAAACGATGGCTCTAGTGATGGCACAAGAGCATTTTTGGATAGCCTAAGCGATCCTCGCTTTGTGATCATCCATTTTGAGAAAAATCTAGGTAGGCCTATAGCCAGGCAAGCCGCACTAGATGCCGCAGAAGGAGCGTACCTTGCTTTTTTAGATGCCGATGATTTTTATCATCCCCAAAAACTTGCCGAGCAGGTTCAAATTTTAGAACAAAACAAAGATGTAGACTTGGTAAGTTGCGGAAATGCTTGTTATAACGCAGCTTTTAATTTAGAAACTGTAAGAGGCTGTGGCAATGGCATTGCCAAGGTGTATGAGTATGGTTACAGGTTAAATTGTGCGCTCAGAACATCGTTGGTTAGGCTAGATTTAGCCAGAAAAGTGCCATTTAACACCAAACTGAAACATGCACAGGATACCGATTTTATGCAACGTTACCTCGTGGGCAGAAAATACATTAGTATGCCTGCTGTACGCTACTATTATTCCGAATTTGTATCCGTAACCGGAAAAAAGATATTAAAAACCTATTACTATTCGCTCATTCATCATACCAGTTTATTAAAGTATGCTTTTTGGCCCAACTTTAAAGCCATGTTGGTTACCGTAGGCAAAGCAAGTTTTACAGCGGTAGTGCTACCATTTACCAATGTAAATTACTTCCTTAAAAAGCGAGGCCGTATACCTACAACACAAGAAACAGAAGATTTTAACCAAGTAACTAAGCAATTAAATATCCATGGAAATGCCTAA
- a CDS encoding NeuD/PglB/VioB family sugar acetyltransferase, with translation MRKLVIIGAGSVGGHIASNLELYGIEGQLLGFLDDDVNKQGKNFCGYPVIADVSWIFDKSDLDVIIGIAFPKVKEKIIKKLAVNGSLKYPSLVAENAWLSRATMLGKGSIIYPGTCINYGSVIGDFVVMNMNCSIGHDCNVSSFSSFAPGVNLGGHTQVGLAVELGIGAATLQGISIGNYSIVGGQSIVNKALPENVVAMGIPARIKSQIG, from the coding sequence ATGAGAAAATTAGTAATTATAGGCGCTGGAAGCGTAGGAGGGCACATTGCTAGTAATTTAGAACTTTACGGAATAGAGGGGCAATTACTCGGTTTTTTAGATGATGATGTAAACAAACAAGGCAAAAATTTTTGTGGTTATCCGGTTATAGCAGATGTTTCCTGGATTTTTGATAAGAGCGATTTAGATGTGATTATTGGAATTGCATTTCCGAAAGTTAAAGAAAAAATCATCAAAAAATTAGCTGTTAACGGAAGTTTAAAATACCCTAGTTTGGTGGCAGAAAACGCCTGGCTTTCTAGGGCTACCATGCTTGGCAAAGGTTCTATTATTTACCCAGGTACCTGTATCAATTATGGCTCTGTTATAGGCGATTTTGTAGTAATGAACATGAACTGCTCCATAGGTCATGATTGTAATGTATCTTCTTTTAGTTCTTTTGCGCCAGGTGTAAATTTGGGTGGCCATACGCAGGTTGGTTTGGCCGTTGAGCTAGGTATTGGCGCTGCTACACTACAAGGAATTAGTATAGGTAACTACAGTATTGTTGGGGGGCAATCTATCGTGAATAAAGCACTTCCTGAAAATGTGGTTGCTATGGGTATACCGGCCAGAATTAAATCTCAGATTGGTTAA